The Holophagales bacterium genome has a segment encoding these proteins:
- a CDS encoding PLP-dependent aminotransferase family protein translates to MDIRIDRESAVPVYLQIRGGIRELILSGRLPDGFRLPPERQLATALGVNRTTVLSAYRELKADGLLEAHVGRGTEVVSQRIGKSAVEPAGPLPWRQLARDGSVREPDPLVRDVLALTERHDVISLQAGLPAAELLPLEDLRRVQEEILVRKGPEALLHSPTEGVTAFREALCRHMVPRGIRSSPEEVLVTSGSQQGLDLVARTLLSPGDLVVVEEPSYFGALEVFRSARVRLLGVPTDADGMRTDVLEALLARQQPRLIYTLPTFQNPSGCVLSPARRRHLLELAWRHQVPILEDDPYSDLRYEGEALPSLKALDPHGHVIHLSSFSKVLFPGLRLGWIAAPRPLVRQLALVKQTVDLHSGTLGQWIVEGFLSGGLFAKHLGATRAAYRRRRDVLLAALEEEAPAGFTWNRPEGGFYVWCRLPDDVPPSRLLAQAATERVAYLPGGASFVEEPPVNSIRLNFTFAPEEQLREGVRRLGRALRAAQAEPRRGNHTLVGTPPIV, encoded by the coding sequence GTGGACATCCGGATCGATCGCGAAAGCGCCGTCCCCGTCTATCTGCAGATTCGCGGCGGAATCCGCGAACTGATCCTGTCCGGCCGGCTCCCCGACGGCTTCCGCCTGCCTCCCGAACGCCAGCTCGCGACGGCCCTCGGCGTCAACCGCACGACCGTCCTCTCCGCCTATCGCGAGCTGAAGGCCGACGGGCTCCTGGAGGCGCACGTCGGCCGCGGCACGGAGGTCGTCTCGCAGAGGATCGGCAAGAGCGCCGTCGAGCCGGCCGGGCCGCTCCCGTGGCGGCAGCTCGCGCGTGACGGGAGCGTCCGCGAGCCCGACCCGCTCGTCCGCGACGTTCTCGCCCTCACCGAGCGGCACGACGTCATCAGCCTCCAGGCGGGCCTCCCCGCCGCCGAGCTCCTGCCCCTGGAGGACCTCCGCCGCGTGCAGGAAGAGATCCTCGTCCGAAAGGGGCCCGAGGCCCTCCTGCACAGCCCGACGGAGGGTGTCACGGCGTTCCGCGAGGCGCTCTGCCGGCACATGGTTCCGCGCGGTATCCGCTCGAGCCCGGAAGAGGTCCTCGTCACATCCGGTTCGCAGCAGGGGCTGGACCTCGTCGCCCGCACGCTCCTCTCTCCCGGCGACCTCGTGGTCGTCGAGGAGCCGTCCTACTTCGGCGCCCTCGAGGTGTTTCGTTCCGCGCGCGTCCGCCTGCTCGGCGTCCCGACCGACGCGGACGGGATGCGGACCGACGTCCTGGAGGCTCTCCTCGCGCGCCAGCAGCCGCGCCTCATCTACACGCTGCCGACGTTCCAGAATCCCTCCGGCTGCGTCCTCTCCCCGGCGCGCCGGCGGCACCTCCTGGAGCTCGCGTGGCGCCACCAGGTGCCGATCCTCGAGGACGACCCGTACTCGGACCTGCGCTACGAGGGAGAGGCCCTGCCATCGCTCAAGGCGCTCGACCCGCACGGTCACGTCATCCACCTGAGCTCTTTCTCGAAGGTCCTCTTCCCCGGTCTCCGGCTCGGATGGATCGCCGCGCCCCGGCCCCTCGTGAGGCAGCTCGCGCTCGTGAAGCAGACGGTCGACCTCCACTCCGGAACGCTCGGCCAGTGGATCGTCGAGGGGTTCCTCTCGGGGGGACTCTTCGCAAAGCACCTCGGGGCGACCCGCGCGGCCTACCGGCGGCGGCGCGACGTCCTCCTCGCGGCCCTCGAGGAGGAGGCGCCCGCCGGCTTCACCTGGAACAGGCCCGAGGGAGGCTTCTACGTCTGGTGCCGCCTCCCCGACGACGTCCCTCCCTCCCGGCTGCTCGCACAGGCTGCCACCGAGCGGGTCGCGTACCTCCCGGGCGGCGCGTCGTTCGTCGAGGAGCCGCCGGTGAACTCGATCCGCCTCAACTTCACCTTCGCCCCGGAAGAGCAGCTCCGGGAGGGCGTCCGGCGACTCGGCCGGGCCCTCCGTGCCGCGCAGGCGGAGCCGCGCCGCGGAAACCACACGCTGGTGGGAACACCGCCCATCGTCTGA
- a CDS encoding S9 family peptidase, with translation MVKRSSTALALVVLLAGPAAAQQTVYQGHGADSVPPEVIAKFVAPPLPSELSRKIQNLMDVRSPSGGQLSPDGKRLFFGWAVTGTAQVWRLDGPNTFPIQMTGGEDRTSLADITPDGKTLVLSRDRKGEENPGLYLMPADGGPMKVVQHLPKIQTAFAFVSDDGKWLYFRANDVKPNSYAIYRYELATGKKETVFDEPGLWFVADKRPDGRILLAKATGSQAIEYWEWDPAKKAKTPLLGTDKPADYRAQYGPKEGQLVVVTPELGEFRRGYLYEGGKWTPITPELKWDVSRASLDERKEKALYMVNEGGYSKVFGLDARSWKPLEMPKLPAADQTTYGSTTPDGRYTAFAVGTPTAPPQSWVYDWTTKKLTQWVVPSAPEVDTKSFAVATLEHYPARDGTKIPAFVRRPKSCDPAPCPVVVIFHGGPEGQATPGFSPSAQLWLDEGYVLVEPNVRGSDGYGKTWLDADNGPKRLDVLTDIEDAAKWARTAFATGGKAPKVGVMGGSYGGYATLIAMTKYAGAYDAGVSNVGISSLVSFLQNTAPYRRILRASEYGDLEKDKDALVKLSATTYIDNLKGPLLLIQGASDPRVPVGEAIQMYEATTKKGVPTGLIIFPDEGHGAQKRENRVLQTGHTILWFDKHLKGRSDAAPAVK, from the coding sequence ATGGTGAAGCGCTCCTCGACCGCCCTTGCTCTCGTGGTCCTTCTCGCCGGTCCGGCCGCTGCCCAGCAGACGGTCTATCAGGGGCACGGCGCCGACAGCGTCCCGCCGGAGGTGATCGCGAAATTCGTCGCGCCCCCGCTTCCGTCGGAGCTGTCGAGGAAGATCCAGAACCTGATGGACGTCCGCTCGCCCAGCGGCGGCCAGCTCTCGCCCGACGGAAAGCGGCTCTTCTTCGGGTGGGCCGTCACCGGCACGGCGCAGGTCTGGCGCCTCGACGGCCCGAATACCTTTCCGATCCAGATGACGGGAGGCGAGGACCGCACCTCGCTCGCCGACATCACTCCCGACGGGAAAACGCTCGTCCTCTCCCGCGACCGCAAGGGTGAGGAGAACCCCGGCCTCTACCTGATGCCGGCCGACGGCGGCCCGATGAAGGTCGTCCAGCACCTGCCGAAGATCCAGACGGCGTTCGCGTTCGTCAGCGACGACGGGAAGTGGCTCTACTTCCGCGCCAACGACGTCAAGCCGAACTCGTACGCGATCTACCGCTACGAGCTGGCGACCGGGAAGAAGGAAACGGTTTTCGACGAGCCGGGCCTCTGGTTCGTCGCCGACAAGAGGCCCGACGGACGCATCCTCCTCGCGAAGGCGACCGGCTCCCAGGCGATCGAGTACTGGGAGTGGGATCCGGCGAAGAAGGCGAAGACCCCGCTCCTCGGCACCGACAAGCCCGCCGACTACCGCGCCCAGTACGGACCGAAGGAGGGGCAGCTCGTCGTCGTGACCCCCGAGCTCGGAGAGTTCCGGCGCGGCTACCTCTACGAAGGGGGCAAGTGGACCCCGATCACCCCCGAGCTGAAGTGGGACGTCTCCCGCGCGAGCCTCGACGAGAGGAAGGAGAAGGCCCTCTACATGGTCAACGAGGGGGGCTACTCGAAGGTCTTCGGCCTCGACGCGAGGAGCTGGAAGCCCCTCGAGATGCCGAAGCTCCCCGCCGCGGACCAGACCACCTACGGATCCACCACGCCGGACGGCCGCTACACGGCCTTCGCCGTCGGCACCCCGACCGCGCCGCCGCAGAGCTGGGTCTACGACTGGACGACGAAGAAGCTGACCCAGTGGGTCGTCCCGAGCGCCCCCGAGGTCGACACGAAGTCGTTCGCCGTCGCGACGCTCGAGCACTACCCGGCGCGTGACGGGACGAAGATCCCGGCGTTCGTCCGCCGCCCGAAGAGCTGCGACCCGGCCCCGTGCCCCGTCGTCGTGATCTTCCACGGCGGCCCCGAGGGGCAGGCGACCCCCGGCTTCTCCCCCAGCGCGCAGCTCTGGCTCGACGAGGGCTACGTCCTCGTCGAGCCGAACGTCCGCGGCAGCGACGGCTACGGCAAGACCTGGCTCGACGCCGACAACGGCCCGAAGCGGCTCGACGTCCTGACCGACATCGAGGACGCGGCGAAGTGGGCGCGCACCGCCTTCGCCACCGGCGGCAAGGCCCCGAAGGTGGGCGTCATGGGCGGCAGCTACGGCGGCTACGCGACGCTCATCGCGATGACGAAGTACGCAGGGGCCTACGACGCCGGCGTCTCGAACGTCGGCATCTCGAGCCTCGTCTCGTTCCTGCAGAACACGGCGCCCTACCGCCGCATCCTCCGGGCGTCGGAGTACGGCGACCTCGAGAAGGACAAGGACGCCCTCGTCAAGCTCTCTGCCACGACGTACATCGACAACCTCAAGGGCCCTCTCCTTCTCATCCAGGGCGCTTCCGACCCGCGGGTCCCCGTGGGCGAGGCGATCCAGATGTACGAGGCGACGACGAAGAAGGGCGTCCCGACGGGTCTCATCATCTTCCCCGACGAGGGCCACGGCGCGCAGAAGCGCGAGAACCGCGTCCTGCAGACGGGGCACACGATCCTCTGGTTCGACAAGCACCTCAAGGGCAGGAGCGACGCCGCACCGGCCGTCAAGTGA
- a CDS encoding PaaI family thioesterase produces the protein MERPAFQDLYPDHWAHCYGCGRLNEHGLHIRSFWDGDETVATLVPRPHHTAIPGFVYGGYIASVIDCHSTGSAAAAAHRAVGGDPAVGPYPRFLTGTLKVEYLKPTPIDSPVELRSTIVEVKGRKVTIATLLSSRGAVCARGEAVLVQVPDTWEPKA, from the coding sequence ATGGAGAGGCCCGCCTTCCAGGACCTCTACCCCGATCACTGGGCCCACTGTTACGGCTGCGGACGGCTCAACGAGCACGGCCTGCACATCCGGAGCTTCTGGGACGGCGACGAGACCGTCGCGACGCTCGTCCCCCGGCCGCACCACACGGCGATCCCGGGCTTCGTCTACGGCGGATACATCGCTTCGGTCATCGACTGCCACTCCACGGGAAGCGCCGCGGCAGCGGCCCACCGGGCCGTGGGCGGAGACCCCGCCGTGGGCCCGTACCCGCGCTTCCTGACCGGGACGCTCAAGGTCGAGTACCTCAAGCCGACCCCGATCGACTCTCCCGTCGAGCTCCGTTCGACGATCGTCGAGGTGAAGGGCCGGAAGGTGACCATCGCAACGCTTCTCTCCTCCCGCGGCGCCGTCTGCGCCCGCGGCGAAGCCGTCCTCGTCCAGGTCCCCGACACCTGGGAGCCGAAGGCGTGA
- a CDS encoding NAD(P)H-dependent oxidoreductase, with protein sequence MSDVPRILAFAGSLRSGSYNGKILAIAADGARAAGADVTRIDLRDFPVPPYDGDLETAGGIPASALKLKELFKAADGLLVASPEYNSAISGTLKNVLDWVSRPAPGEKPLECFKGKVAALCSASTGALGGIRGLASVRMILGNIGVVVLPDQVSLPKAADAFDSDGNVVDPGRRKALMELGGALAHATRALMPGRA encoded by the coding sequence ATGAGCGACGTCCCCCGCATCCTCGCCTTCGCCGGAAGCCTCAGGTCCGGCTCCTACAACGGGAAGATCCTGGCGATCGCGGCCGATGGCGCACGTGCCGCCGGCGCGGACGTCACGCGTATCGACCTGCGCGACTTCCCCGTCCCGCCCTACGACGGCGATCTCGAAACGGCCGGGGGCATTCCCGCCAGCGCCCTGAAGCTGAAAGAGCTCTTCAAGGCGGCCGACGGCCTCCTCGTCGCGAGCCCCGAGTACAACTCGGCCATCAGCGGGACGCTGAAGAACGTCCTCGACTGGGTCTCGCGCCCCGCACCGGGAGAGAAGCCCCTGGAATGCTTCAAGGGCAAGGTCGCCGCCCTCTGCTCCGCCTCGACGGGGGCCCTCGGCGGGATCCGGGGGCTGGCGTCCGTCCGCATGATCCTCGGGAACATCGGCGTCGTCGTACTCCCGGACCAGGTCTCCCTCCCAAAGGCGGCGGACGCATTCGACTCCGACGGCAACGTCGTCGACCCGGGGCGGCGCAAGGCCCTCATGGAGCTGGGCGGTGCCCTCGCCCACGCCACTCGCGCCCTCATGCCGGGGAGAGCGTGA
- a CDS encoding protein kinase: MKLESFRRRFFELLPRYDWTGTLGHGGIGVVFKAFDRELEETVAIKVLSPNLGRDENALLARFKREVALNRKIKHPNVARMYDYGIAGDYPYITMELVDGVDLWTMIGQRQRFLAAEAVPIVRQIARGTAAIHRLKILHRDLKSQNVIIDRQGAAVILDFGLARGSWEPGLTLASVLLGTPQYMSPEQALGEELDERADLYSIGIIAWEMLAGRTPFQGESPVATAMKHVHDPFPDIRELVPDLPADLYAVLSRVLARRREDRFASALELDDALALCGTGPAAPLSEGRLLPETEAFLHEVEVAIDSIILPRDSRATQRTEAPRTIVAPRPRRRPPVVLVVDEEVRDLLKLATALCMTGCRTLEATSAEEALETALSRQVDLVLMDSRLSKLDGFDVARILKSSPRTALLPVLLLASRPDRALLAFALQSGAADLLPKPVPQALLEERIWELLRLRGFTRPAEGGGPNKEKTPPPRSATRQRERSKSRH; the protein is encoded by the coding sequence GTGAAGCTCGAGTCGTTCCGAAGGCGCTTCTTCGAGCTTCTCCCGCGCTACGACTGGACCGGGACGCTCGGCCACGGCGGGATCGGCGTCGTCTTCAAGGCGTTCGACCGGGAGCTCGAGGAAACCGTGGCCATCAAGGTCCTTTCCCCGAACCTCGGACGGGACGAGAACGCGCTCCTGGCGCGCTTCAAGCGCGAGGTCGCCCTCAACCGGAAGATCAAGCACCCGAACGTCGCCCGGATGTACGACTACGGCATCGCGGGCGACTACCCGTACATCACGATGGAGCTGGTCGACGGGGTGGACCTCTGGACGATGATCGGACAGCGCCAGCGATTCCTGGCGGCCGAAGCCGTTCCGATCGTGCGGCAGATCGCACGCGGCACAGCGGCGATCCACCGGCTCAAGATCCTCCACCGGGACCTCAAGTCCCAGAACGTCATCATCGACCGGCAGGGCGCGGCGGTCATCCTCGACTTCGGCCTGGCGCGCGGGTCGTGGGAGCCGGGACTGACGCTGGCCTCGGTCCTCCTCGGAACGCCCCAGTACATGTCCCCCGAGCAGGCGCTCGGGGAGGAGCTCGACGAAAGGGCCGACCTCTACTCCATCGGAATCATCGCCTGGGAAATGCTCGCTGGCCGGACCCCCTTCCAGGGTGAGTCCCCCGTCGCGACGGCGATGAAGCACGTTCACGATCCCTTCCCCGACATCCGGGAGCTGGTTCCGGACCTTCCAGCCGACCTCTACGCGGTCCTGTCGCGCGTCCTCGCGAGAAGGCGCGAGGACCGTTTCGCCTCGGCGCTCGAGCTCGACGACGCGCTCGCCCTCTGCGGCACGGGCCCGGCCGCTCCGTTGTCGGAGGGGCGCCTTCTCCCGGAGACCGAGGCGTTCCTGCACGAGGTGGAGGTCGCCATCGACTCCATCATCCTGCCGCGCGACTCCCGCGCGACGCAGAGGACCGAGGCGCCACGCACGATCGTGGCCCCGCGGCCGCGCCGCAGGCCGCCCGTCGTACTCGTCGTCGACGAGGAGGTCCGCGACCTCCTCAAGCTCGCCACGGCCCTCTGCATGACCGGCTGCCGGACGCTGGAGGCGACGAGCGCCGAGGAGGCCCTGGAGACGGCCCTCTCGCGGCAGGTGGATCTCGTCCTGATGGATTCCCGCCTCTCCAAGCTGGACGGCTTCGACGTGGCGAGGATCCTGAAGTCGAGCCCGCGCACGGCGCTCCTCCCGGTCCTCCTTCTCGCGTCCCGTCCCGACCGGGCACTGCTCGCCTTCGCCCTCCAGTCGGGCGCCGCCGACCTCCTCCCGAAGCCGGTACCGCAGGCGCTCCTCGAGGAGCGGATCTGGGAGCTCCTTCGTCTGCGGGGCTTCACGCGCCCGGCCGAGGGCGGTGGGCCCAACAAGGAGAAGACGCCGCCACCGCGTTCCGCGACGCGGCAGCGGGAGCGGTCGAAGAGCCGTCACTGA
- a CDS encoding PD40 domain-containing protein, translating to MKNRAAAPGGKGSCLAAFAVAVVAAAAGCGARPTQPVPPPSGTPKPLGSASALELFPALSPLGNELATAVMSGGKLEILVRPLQGGPGRPLTRDGRNNVQPAWSPDGSLIAFHSKDRGGLWVVPAAGGTPRLLAAFGSRPSFSPDGKRVAFQSTPLTDVAATAAPGLAPSTIWIVGANGGSALSVTTAGNPRGGHGAPTWSPDGGRLYFVTSEPRLSQAEIWSVQPDGADLVRLHAGTRLYEPRVSPDGKVLWFGAQNEQGSYALYRLPLGDGGRTVTGPAEAATAVRAEVPRSPSFSADGRKVAWSELTTTAAIWSLPIHAATGLASGEPTPLTAGDGRATWPVFSPDGSTIAFGWIPPGGSNDVWLMDPDGGRQRPVIEGPAVEYGNDFYPDGKRILTFSDRDGGKFNAYEFEIATRTFRKLPVDLSDAISIRLSPDGKRIAYHSKRDSITINTWMADLTTRTQHKLTFDREFVGYPCWSPDGRELALEVRRGDDIFIGVMPSAGGTPELLTEKRGLSWAFSYSPDGRRIAFAGYRDDTWNLWWIDRGTREEKRLTGNTRLDVYIRYPSWSPKGDRIVYEQAETRGQVFLLDGGRPTPSSP from the coding sequence ATGAAGAATCGTGCCGCCGCCCCGGGCGGGAAGGGGTCTTGCCTCGCGGCTTTCGCCGTCGCCGTCGTCGCCGCGGCGGCCGGGTGCGGCGCCCGCCCGACCCAGCCCGTCCCTCCGCCCTCCGGCACGCCGAAGCCCCTCGGCAGCGCGAGCGCCCTCGAGCTCTTCCCGGCGCTCTCCCCGCTCGGCAACGAGCTGGCCACGGCGGTCATGTCGGGCGGGAAGCTGGAGATCCTCGTGCGACCCCTCCAGGGCGGTCCCGGTCGCCCCCTGACACGGGACGGAAGGAACAACGTTCAGCCGGCCTGGTCCCCCGACGGCAGCCTCATCGCGTTCCACTCCAAGGACCGGGGCGGCCTCTGGGTCGTCCCGGCCGCCGGCGGAACGCCGCGTCTTCTCGCGGCGTTCGGGTCGCGGCCTTCCTTCTCGCCCGACGGAAAGCGGGTCGCCTTCCAGTCGACACCCCTGACCGACGTCGCCGCCACCGCGGCGCCGGGGCTGGCTCCATCGACGATCTGGATCGTCGGCGCCAACGGCGGATCGGCCCTCAGCGTGACGACCGCAGGCAACCCGAGGGGCGGGCACGGCGCGCCCACCTGGTCACCCGACGGCGGCCGCCTCTACTTCGTCACCTCCGAGCCGCGCCTCTCGCAGGCGGAGATCTGGTCGGTCCAGCCCGACGGGGCCGACCTCGTGAGGCTCCACGCCGGGACGCGGCTCTACGAGCCGCGCGTCTCTCCTGACGGGAAGGTGCTCTGGTTCGGCGCGCAGAACGAGCAGGGAAGCTACGCCCTCTACCGCCTGCCGCTCGGCGACGGCGGGCGGACCGTGACGGGCCCCGCCGAAGCGGCCACGGCAGTCCGCGCCGAGGTTCCCCGGAGCCCGAGCTTCTCGGCCGACGGACGAAAGGTCGCGTGGAGCGAGCTGACGACGACCGCGGCGATCTGGAGCCTGCCCATCCACGCGGCCACCGGCCTCGCGTCCGGCGAACCGACGCCGCTCACGGCGGGTGACGGGCGCGCGACGTGGCCGGTCTTCTCGCCGGACGGCAGCACCATCGCGTTCGGCTGGATTCCCCCCGGCGGGTCGAACGACGTCTGGCTCATGGACCCCGACGGCGGGCGCCAGCGGCCCGTGATAGAGGGACCAGCCGTCGAGTACGGCAACGACTTCTACCCCGACGGCAAGCGGATTCTCACCTTCTCCGATCGGGACGGCGGAAAGTTCAACGCCTACGAGTTCGAGATCGCCACCCGGACGTTCCGGAAGCTCCCGGTCGACCTCTCCGACGCGATCTCGATCCGCCTCTCCCCCGACGGGAAGCGCATCGCCTACCACAGCAAGCGGGACAGCATCACGATCAACACCTGGATGGCCGACCTGACGACGCGGACCCAGCACAAGCTGACCTTCGACCGGGAGTTCGTCGGCTACCCGTGCTGGTCTCCGGACGGCAGGGAGCTCGCCCTCGAGGTCCGCCGGGGGGACGACATCTTCATCGGCGTCATGCCTTCGGCGGGAGGTACCCCGGAGCTCCTGACCGAGAAACGCGGCCTCTCCTGGGCCTTCAGCTATTCCCCTGACGGCCGCAGGATCGCCTTCGCCGGCTACCGCGACGACACGTGGAACCTCTGGTGGATCGACAGGGGGACGCGCGAGGAGAAGCGGCTGACCGGCAACACGCGGCTCGACGTCTACATCCGGTATCCCTCCTGGTCTCCGAAGGGTGACCGGATCGTCTACGAGCAGGCCGAGACGCGCGGGCAGGTCTTTCTCCTCGATGGCGGCCGGCCGACCCCTTCGTCGCCCTGA
- a CDS encoding HAMP domain-containing histidine kinase — protein sequence MTLRLKLFVLIGGLLALMVGAEWLLIETLTKDLRVEVTAVATSVGKDIVRILHPAHEKGPGLPAPHAPANEDEPAKRIVVTTVQTTGDGAISSTKSWTTAGGTGFLFIEGPDARARVRIPETGVKDAVTRFRTRLVLGSLGIVAVGLLAAAFVAHRVARPLVELSRAARTLGEGGFGAHVSTREGGEVGEAIAAFNQMSSRLEALEREALALKEREHLGEMGEVARGMAHALRNPLHAVGLSVDELAARLPDDPGAAEMAAAARRQIAGVDGTIRSFLALAAEGGTVENVDVRELAEEVALSVLQGARGRVRVAVEAGEARPRFSAVVPELRAALHALVVNAVEASPEGARIAVRVEARDGGGARVTVDDEGPGLPGEVRSRLFTPHVTTKPSGSGMGLFLAHRIATTRYGGGLALEDRLPRGTRAVLDLGPRTGGRPG from the coding sequence GTGACGCTCCGCCTGAAGCTCTTCGTCCTGATCGGCGGTCTCCTCGCCCTGATGGTGGGGGCCGAGTGGCTCCTCATCGAGACCCTCACGAAGGACCTCCGCGTCGAGGTGACAGCGGTCGCCACTTCGGTGGGGAAAGACATCGTGCGGATTCTCCATCCAGCCCACGAGAAGGGCCCGGGATTACCGGCTCCCCACGCCCCTGCGAACGAGGACGAACCGGCGAAGCGAATCGTCGTCACGACGGTTCAGACGACCGGGGACGGGGCGATCTCGTCGACGAAGAGCTGGACGACGGCTGGAGGGACGGGTTTCCTCTTCATCGAGGGACCTGACGCCCGGGCCCGCGTCCGAATTCCGGAAACCGGCGTGAAGGACGCCGTCACCCGCTTCCGGACCCGCCTCGTCCTCGGTTCGCTGGGAATCGTCGCCGTCGGCCTCCTGGCGGCTGCGTTCGTCGCGCACCGGGTGGCGCGTCCGCTCGTCGAGCTGTCCCGCGCAGCGCGAACTCTCGGGGAGGGGGGCTTCGGCGCGCACGTGTCCACGCGCGAGGGGGGAGAGGTGGGCGAGGCGATCGCCGCCTTCAACCAGATGTCCTCCCGGCTCGAGGCCCTCGAGCGCGAGGCGCTCGCCCTGAAGGAGCGCGAGCACCTCGGAGAGATGGGCGAGGTCGCTCGCGGCATGGCGCACGCCCTGCGCAACCCGCTCCACGCCGTCGGCCTCTCGGTGGACGAGCTCGCGGCCCGCCTCCCGGACGACCCCGGAGCGGCCGAGATGGCGGCCGCCGCCCGCCGCCAGATCGCGGGAGTCGACGGGACGATCCGGTCCTTTCTCGCGCTGGCGGCAGAGGGCGGAACGGTGGAGAACGTCGACGTGCGGGAGCTCGCCGAGGAAGTCGCCCTCTCCGTACTCCAGGGCGCGCGCGGCAGGGTCCGCGTGGCCGTCGAAGCGGGAGAGGCCCGGCCACGGTTCAGCGCGGTGGTGCCCGAGCTGCGCGCCGCGCTCCACGCGCTCGTCGTGAACGCCGTCGAGGCGAGCCCCGAGGGTGCCCGGATCGCCGTCCGGGTCGAGGCGAGGGACGGGGGCGGCGCACGGGTGACGGTCGACGACGAGGGGCCAGGCCTGCCGGGCGAGGTTCGCTCGCGCCTCTTCACCCCGCACGTGACGACGAAGCCGAGCGGCTCGGGAATGGGCCTCTTCCTCGCCCACCGGATTGCGACCACGCGCTACGGCGGCGGCCTCGCGCTCGAGGACCGCCTCCCGCGCGGGACGCGGGCCGTCCTCGATCTCGGGCCGCGGACGGGAGGGCGCCCTGGCTGA
- a CDS encoding sigma-54-dependent Fis family transcriptional regulator: MAEARILLVEDEIDQRRLVAGILRGEGYAVAETGSVDAALADLAAAPVDLVMSDWKLPGRDGMELLTEVKARFPETAFLMATAYGTIAHAVAAVRAGADDYLTKPFERAALLLAVERTLRSRRLVDENRRLSEEVRDRDRLVDLVGKSPSMERLYRQVEKLAGTDATVLLAGESGTGKELAARALHALSRRRTGPFVAVNAAAIPETLVESEFFGAEKGSYTGADRLRKGKLEQAQGGTLFLDELGELPLSMQPKLLRALQEGVVTRIGGAAEIATDARILAATNRDLAQEVAAGRFREDLYYRLNVVSVTLPPLRERREDIPLLVRHFVARTERRYGIRVEPFPPALLSRLVDHAWPGNVRELSNVVERLVLLSEGGRVSEGDLPLPLGGKAPADAGWKLPPGGVSWEEHEKDALRQALELSGGNRARAARLLDLPYKAFLYRLEKFGLAPAEE; the protein is encoded by the coding sequence CTGGCTGAAGCCCGGATTCTTCTCGTGGAAGACGAGATCGACCAGCGCAGGCTGGTGGCCGGGATCCTGCGGGGCGAGGGGTACGCCGTGGCCGAGACGGGCTCCGTCGACGCCGCGCTCGCGGATCTCGCGGCGGCCCCCGTCGACCTCGTCATGTCCGACTGGAAGCTCCCGGGCCGCGACGGCATGGAGCTCCTGACCGAGGTGAAGGCGCGCTTTCCCGAGACCGCGTTCCTGATGGCGACGGCCTACGGGACGATCGCCCACGCCGTTGCGGCTGTGAGGGCAGGGGCCGACGACTACCTGACGAAGCCGTTCGAGCGGGCCGCGCTCCTTCTCGCCGTCGAGAGGACCCTTCGTTCGCGACGCCTCGTCGACGAGAACCGGCGCCTTTCCGAAGAGGTGCGCGACCGGGACCGGCTCGTCGACCTCGTCGGCAAGAGCCCCTCGATGGAGCGGCTCTACCGGCAGGTGGAGAAGCTCGCCGGGACCGACGCGACGGTCCTCCTCGCGGGTGAGAGCGGGACGGGCAAGGAGCTCGCCGCGCGGGCGCTTCACGCACTGTCCCGCCGGCGCACGGGGCCCTTCGTGGCCGTGAACGCCGCGGCGATCCCCGAGACGCTCGTCGAGTCCGAGTTCTTCGGGGCCGAGAAGGGGTCGTACACCGGCGCCGACCGGCTGCGGAAAGGGAAGCTCGAGCAGGCGCAGGGCGGGACGCTCTTCCTCGACGAGCTGGGCGAGCTGCCGCTGTCGATGCAGCCGAAGCTCCTGCGCGCGCTGCAGGAAGGTGTCGTCACGCGGATCGGCGGCGCGGCGGAGATCGCGACCGACGCGCGGATCCTCGCCGCCACGAACCGCGACCTCGCGCAGGAGGTGGCCGCGGGGCGGTTCCGCGAGGACCTCTACTACCGCCTCAACGTCGTCTCGGTCACGCTGCCGCCGCTGCGCGAGCGGCGCGAGGACATCCCGCTCCTCGTCCGGCACTTCGTCGCGCGGACCGAGCGGCGCTACGGCATCCGCGTCGAGCCATTTCCGCCGGCGCTCCTCTCCCGGCTCGTCGACCACGCCTGGCCCGGGAACGTCCGCGAGCTGTCGAACGTCGTCGAGAGGCTCGTCCTCCTCTCCGAAGGGGGGCGGGTCTCGGAAGGCGACCTCCCTCTGCCGCTCGGCGGCAAAGCCCCGGCAGACGCCGGGTGGAAGCTTCCTCCCGGGGGGGTCTCCTGGGAGGAGCACGAGAAGGACGCCCTCCGCCAGGCGCTCGAGCTCTCCGGCGGCAATCGAGCGCGCGCCGCGCGCCTTCTCGACCTTCCCTACAAGGCATTCCTCTACAGGCTCGAGAAGTTCGGTCTCGCGCCAGCGGAGGAGTAG